A window of Candidatus Bathyarchaeota archaeon contains these coding sequences:
- the asd gene encoding aspartate-semialdehyde dehydrogenase translates to MPNKRKVAILGATGAVGQRYIQLLQGHPWFEISVLAASEKSAGKKYKDAATWLMETELPKEIAEMPVANIDVKSCEATGDFDLVFTSLPGDLAGPTENEFGALYPVFSKASAHRMDKDVPLIIPEINPDHIELIKVQQKQRGWKGFITTDPNCSTIGLAITLAPLMQFGIKQVMVTTMQALSGAGYPGVASLDIIDNVVPFISGEEDKMETEAQKILGKFDGKTIKYADFQVSASCNRVNVKDGHLESVFVKLDKEPSIEEVEAAFTKFKGEPQKLKLPSAPAQPIIVRHEKNRPQPRYDRDAGRGQSVVVGRLRKDPIMTIKYMCLSHNTVRGAAGGGILSAELYVAKGLA, encoded by the coding sequence ATGCCCAATAAGCGTAAAGTCGCCATTTTAGGCGCAACAGGAGCCGTTGGACAACGGTACATTCAACTCTTACAGGGGCACCCCTGGTTTGAGATTTCCGTACTTGCAGCATCAGAAAAAAGCGCAGGCAAAAAGTACAAGGACGCAGCCACTTGGCTTATGGAGACAGAGCTGCCAAAAGAGATAGCGGAGATGCCAGTCGCAAACATAGATGTCAAGTCATGTGAAGCCACAGGTGACTTTGACTTAGTCTTCACTTCACTTCCAGGCGATTTGGCAGGTCCAACTGAAAACGAATTCGGCGCACTGTACCCCGTTTTCAGCAAAGCAAGCGCACACCGCATGGATAAAGATGTCCCCTTAATCATTCCAGAAATCAACCCCGACCACATCGAACTCATCAAAGTCCAACAGAAACAGCGCGGTTGGAAGGGCTTCATCACAACCGACCCTAACTGCAGCACCATCGGGTTAGCCATAACCTTAGCTCCGCTCATGCAGTTCGGTATAAAGCAAGTAATGGTCACCACGATGCAGGCGCTCAGCGGTGCTGGTTACCCCGGAGTGGCTTCACTGGACATCATTGATAACGTGGTTCCCTTCATTTCAGGTGAAGAGGACAAGATGGAGACTGAAGCACAAAAGATACTCGGCAAATTCGACGGCAAAACAATCAAATACGCAGATTTCCAAGTCAGCGCAAGCTGCAACCGCGTAAACGTCAAAGACGGCCATCTCGAATCTGTATTCGTCAAACTCGACAAAGAACCATCGATTGAGGAAGTGGAAGCGGCTTTCACCAAGTTCAAGGGCGAACCCCAAAAACTCAAGTTGCCCTCTGCTCCAGCACAACCCATCATCGTTCGGCACGAAAAGAACCGCCCACAACCCAGATACGACCGCGACGCAGGACGAGGACAAAGCGTAGTCGTTGGCAGGTTACGTAAGGATCCAATTATGACTATAAAGTACATGTGCCTAAGTCACAACACGGTTCGTGGCGCAGCAGGCGGCGGCATCCTTAGCGCTGAACTCTACGTAGCTAAAGGATTGGCATAA
- the lysA gene encoding diaminopimelate decarboxylase, with the protein MVKRKLREPLEDRKGTLYFDGVSTTELAKTYDTPLYVISEKRIQDNYNRLYGALVNNYKYVRIYYAAKANTNLNVLRILQAQGAYLDTVSPGEVFLALSAGFTPDRIMFTGTSVRNDELKMLADANITINIDSQSEMDRLLKIAVPQILSVRVNPEVGAGHHSHCITAGAESKFGLWEEEVIQAYAIAQRARVERFGIHMHIGSGILDAEPYVSAVEKLLSIAKRVHKEVGIDFEFIDIGGGFGVPYKPEDKELDLTEFSNKVVNLFKNKVKDYGLGKPFLFVEPGRYLVCDASILLTTVNTVKVTPSRKFVGVDAGFNTLVRPTMYGSYHPILVANKLTAADKETYDVAGPVCESGDLLAKDRKLPEIAEGDLLAVLNAGAYGFSMSSQYNSRPRAAEVLIRGGKAVVAREREQLKDLLTNQKMQSDS; encoded by the coding sequence ATGGTTAAGAGAAAACTGCGTGAGCCCCTTGAAGACCGAAAAGGAACCCTCTACTTCGACGGCGTCTCCACCACTGAATTGGCAAAAACCTACGATACCCCACTGTACGTGATAAGCGAGAAGCGCATACAAGACAACTACAACCGTCTCTACGGTGCCTTAGTCAACAACTACAAGTATGTGCGCATCTACTACGCCGCCAAAGCCAACACAAACCTCAATGTGCTGCGGATTCTACAGGCACAGGGCGCCTATTTGGACACCGTGAGCCCCGGCGAGGTTTTTTTGGCCTTAAGCGCAGGTTTCACTCCTGACCGCATCATGTTCACTGGTACCAGTGTTAGAAATGACGAGTTAAAGATGCTTGCAGACGCTAACATAACAATCAACATCGATTCACAATCGGAAATGGATCGACTCCTCAAGATCGCCGTACCCCAAATCCTCTCCGTCCGCGTGAACCCCGAAGTCGGCGCAGGTCACCACAGTCACTGCATAACCGCAGGCGCTGAATCCAAGTTTGGACTCTGGGAAGAAGAAGTCATCCAAGCATACGCCATTGCCCAACGTGCACGAGTGGAACGTTTCGGTATCCATATGCACATCGGTTCAGGTATCTTGGACGCTGAACCCTATGTTTCTGCGGTTGAGAAGCTGCTAAGTATTGCGAAGCGTGTTCATAAGGAAGTGGGGATAGACTTTGAGTTTATCGACATAGGCGGTGGATTCGGTGTACCGTATAAGCCTGAAGATAAGGAGCTTGACTTAACAGAGTTCTCAAACAAGGTCGTTAACCTCTTTAAGAATAAAGTCAAAGACTATGGACTCGGTAAACCGTTCCTTTTTGTTGAACCCGGCAGATACCTCGTATGCGACGCAAGCATCCTTCTGACCACCGTTAACACGGTTAAAGTGACGCCCAGCCGCAAATTCGTCGGTGTAGACGCAGGCTTCAACACCCTCGTTCGACCCACAATGTATGGTAGCTATCATCCAATTTTGGTCGCCAACAAACTAACAGCAGCAGACAAGGAAACCTACGACGTAGCGGGGCCAGTCTGTGAGTCAGGTGACCTGTTGGCAAAAGACCGCAAATTGCCCGAAATTGCAGAAGGCGACCTGCTTGCAGTGCTCAACGCTGGCGCGTACGGATTCAGCATGAGTTCACAGTATAATTCGCGTCCAAGAGCCGCCGAAGTCTTGATACGGGGCGGTAAAGCTGTAGTGGCGAGAGAACGGGAACAGCTAAAGGATCTGTTAACAAATCAAAAAATGCAAAGTGATTCTTGA
- the dapF gene encoding diaminopimelate epimerase, whose product MPFWKMHGLGNDYVVIDNRDQKISDAHASRWAELLCERRFSIGADGLLLVYKSNVADAKMRIFNADGSEAEMCGNGIRCFTKYCYEKNIVKKTEFTVETLSGIKHVWLTLEGDEVASVKVDMGAPNWQRSSLPMIGEGECINEKLDVVGETYRVSCVSMGNPHCVTFVGDVDAFPVYSIGKLIENHKAFPNKTNVGFVQVLGSGELSVRVWERGCGETLACGTGTCAAVAVAHRLGKVKDKVTVHLLGGDLQVEVGKTIFMTGPAEKVFEGTLFKEPLLYV is encoded by the coding sequence ATGCCTTTCTGGAAGATGCATGGATTAGGAAACGACTACGTCGTAATCGACAACCGAGACCAAAAAATCAGTGACGCACACGCTTCAAGGTGGGCTGAGCTGCTTTGTGAGCGGCGCTTCTCCATCGGCGCAGACGGACTTTTGCTTGTTTACAAGTCAAACGTTGCCGACGCCAAGATGCGTATATTCAACGCCGACGGCAGTGAAGCCGAGATGTGCGGTAACGGTATCCGATGCTTCACCAAATACTGTTACGAAAAAAACATCGTAAAGAAAACTGAGTTCACAGTAGAAACCCTCTCAGGCATAAAACACGTTTGGTTAACTCTGGAAGGCGACGAGGTGGCGTCTGTTAAGGTTGATATGGGTGCCCCTAACTGGCAGCGCTCTTCGCTTCCTATGATTGGCGAAGGCGAATGCATAAACGAAAAGTTAGATGTCGTCGGAGAAACCTACAGGGTCAGTTGCGTCTCTATGGGTAACCCGCACTGCGTGACCTTCGTTGGAGACGTAGATGCTTTCCCAGTGTACTCGATTGGAAAGCTTATTGAGAATCACAAGGCGTTCCCTAACAAAACTAACGTCGGTTTCGTGCAGGTCCTCGGTTCAGGTGAACTCAGCGTGCGAGTTTGGGAACGGGGATGTGGAGAAACCCTTGCTTGCGGAACTGGTACGTGCGCAGCGGTTGCAGTAGCTCACAGGCTTGGCAAAGTCAAAGACAAAGTTACAGTGCATCTGCTCGGCGGAGACCTGCAAGTTGAAGTTGGGAAAACCATCTTCATGACTGGACCCGCTGAAAAGGTTTTTGAAGGTACACTATTCAAGGAGCCACTACTCTATGTTTGA
- a CDS encoding aminotransferase class I/II-fold pyridoxal phosphate-dependent enzyme: MFEYAERIKRLPPYLFAEIEKIQKEKKAQGVDLISLSIGDPDLPPPQFVIDALAAESANPKNHNYSFSQGEPDFRAAVVQWYKTRFGVDLASDQVVAMMGSKEGLANIARAYINPGDHVLCPDPAYPVYANGSTILCDGIPTSMPLLEENGFCPDLTSVDARRVKMMFLNFPNNPTAATVDARCLKKAVDFAKDNNIILCYDNAYSEVTYDGYRAPSILEIPGAMDVAIEFHSLSKTFNMTGDRIAFAAGNKDLVAGLAKVKSQIDSGPPVYTQKVAVKALGSYTSRDPPEFLKKNNQIMQERRDLLVDALNKLGYPCQKPKATFYVWFNCKGDSMKFASKLLDAGIVVTPGVGFGKYGEGYVRMTFTQPKEQIAEACKRMASVL; the protein is encoded by the coding sequence ATGTTTGAATACGCAGAAAGAATCAAGCGACTACCGCCATATCTCTTTGCCGAGATAGAGAAAATTCAAAAGGAAAAGAAAGCCCAAGGCGTGGACCTCATCTCGCTTAGTATCGGTGACCCTGACCTGCCGCCTCCTCAATTCGTCATAGATGCGTTGGCAGCTGAGTCAGCGAACCCAAAAAATCATAACTACTCCTTTAGTCAAGGTGAACCCGACTTCCGCGCTGCCGTAGTACAGTGGTATAAGACCCGTTTCGGCGTAGATTTAGCCTCCGACCAAGTCGTTGCCATGATGGGTTCCAAAGAGGGCTTAGCAAACATCGCTCGCGCCTACATCAACCCAGGTGACCACGTCCTCTGCCCCGATCCCGCTTACCCAGTTTACGCAAACGGCAGTACCATACTCTGTGATGGCATACCTACTTCGATGCCGCTTCTGGAGGAAAACGGTTTCTGCCCAGACCTCACATCAGTTGACGCCAGACGGGTAAAAATGATGTTCCTCAACTTCCCCAACAACCCCACCGCTGCCACCGTGGACGCGAGATGCTTGAAGAAGGCGGTTGATTTCGCTAAAGACAACAACATTATCCTCTGCTACGACAACGCCTACTCAGAAGTAACCTACGACGGATACCGAGCACCAAGCATTCTTGAAATCCCCGGGGCAATGGATGTGGCGATAGAATTCCATTCGTTGTCGAAGACGTTTAACATGACTGGTGACCGCATCGCATTTGCAGCCGGCAACAAAGACCTTGTTGCAGGTTTAGCTAAAGTGAAATCCCAAATCGACTCAGGTCCACCTGTGTACACGCAGAAGGTAGCTGTGAAAGCTTTAGGCAGCTATACTAGCCGCGACCCCCCAGAGTTCCTCAAGAAAAACAACCAGATTATGCAGGAACGCCGTGACCTGCTTGTTGACGCCCTAAACAAGCTCGGTTACCCGTGCCAGAAGCCCAAAGCAACCTTCTATGTCTGGTTTAACTGCAAAGGCGACTCCATGAAGTTCGCATCTAAACTGCTCGATGCAGGCATAGTGGTAACCCCTGGTGTTGGCTTCGGCAAATACGGCGAGGGCTATGTGCGAATGACTTTCACGCAACCGAAGGAACAGATTGCGGAAGCTTGTAAACGTATGGCTTCCGTTCTTTAA
- a CDS encoding sodium:calcium antiporter encodes MADLFSFDFLINLAIIAVSLVFLNLASDVVIKYATKVAAISKLGKTSIGFTLISLSTTLPELTVALSASLSGGAAISIGNAIGSNIFNISAILGIGAVILGLKIYISKRNIGRPIGCNNIIPKFVTSELSNIEFGLFVASIVPLSLMYVSTEASWIVGLILLIIFGTYLYRLSKVRITTAEADVEVTIEEKGKLKQYVLLTVLGALGVVISANYMVQAAISLATSAGVSQQVIGATIVALGTSIPELTIGVKSILRGHPNLALGNIIGAAFFNTTLILGVTLFVPVLVGSPLTSLNMGVYQNLIIFSIIINTFFWYFLSRKTITWKEGLVFLTIYALFLITTLGIGI; translated from the coding sequence ATGGCCGATCTCTTCAGCTTTGACTTCCTCATTAACCTCGCAATCATCGCCGTATCATTAGTATTCCTCAACCTTGCAAGCGACGTAGTAATCAAATATGCAACAAAGGTAGCTGCCATCAGCAAACTGGGCAAAACATCAATCGGCTTTACTCTGATCTCGCTTTCAACTACCCTGCCAGAATTAACTGTTGCTCTTAGTGCTTCATTATCTGGTGGAGCGGCGATATCTATTGGCAACGCTATAGGTTCAAACATCTTCAACATCTCCGCTATACTTGGCATAGGTGCAGTAATTTTGGGGCTGAAGATTTACATCTCAAAAAGAAACATAGGAAGACCAATCGGATGCAACAATATAATTCCCAAGTTCGTAACCTCCGAATTGAGCAACATAGAATTCGGGTTATTCGTAGCTTCAATCGTGCCCTTGTCACTGATGTATGTGTCTACTGAAGCTTCGTGGATTGTCGGTTTAATTCTTTTGATTATATTCGGAACGTACCTCTACAGATTATCAAAAGTACGAATAACCACTGCAGAAGCAGATGTAGAAGTCACCATTGAAGAAAAAGGAAAACTCAAACAATACGTCCTATTAACTGTGCTTGGTGCTTTAGGTGTCGTTATCAGCGCGAATTATATGGTTCAAGCTGCAATCTCCTTAGCAACCTCTGCAGGGGTTTCTCAGCAGGTAATTGGCGCTACAATCGTCGCGTTAGGCACCAGCATACCAGAATTAACCATAGGCGTAAAATCTATTCTAAGAGGACACCCCAACCTTGCATTAGGTAACATCATCGGAGCAGCTTTCTTCAACACAACACTGATTTTGGGAGTTACACTGTTTGTTCCTGTACTCGTCGGCTCACCCTTGACCTCACTAAACATGGGGGTTTACCAAAACCTAATCATCTTCTCAATCATAATCAACACGTTCTTCTGGTACTTCTTATCCAGAAAGACCATAACATGGAAAGAAGGCCTCGTGTTCCTCACAATCTACGCGTTATTCTTGATAACTACGTTGGGCATCGGAATTTAA
- a CDS encoding universal stress protein: MYEKILVPIDGSDYSFRALCEAINLAKLTGGSITLIHVTPTGSSVVMSSKQHFYAMLQQEGKQVLSNRMKLAEEEGVKTETLLVEGDPVEQIVKTAKQGNFSLIVMGARGLSKLAGLVVGSTSQGVIKNAPCPVLVTR, translated from the coding sequence ATGTATGAAAAAATCTTGGTGCCAATCGACGGTTCAGACTACTCCTTTCGCGCCCTATGCGAAGCAATCAATTTAGCGAAACTCACTGGCGGCTCAATCACCCTTATTCACGTAACACCCACTGGTTCATCAGTTGTGATGTCTTCTAAGCAGCACTTCTACGCTATGCTCCAACAAGAAGGCAAACAAGTTCTTTCTAATCGAATGAAGTTAGCTGAAGAAGAAGGAGTTAAAACCGAGACACTTCTAGTTGAAGGAGACCCAGTTGAGCAGATAGTGAAGACGGCTAAGCAGGGCAATTTTAGCCTAATCGTCATGGGCGCAAGAGGCCTGAGTAAGCTTGCGGGTCTTGTTGTGGGTAGTACAAGTCAGGGGGTAATCAAGAACGCGCCGTGCCCCGTCTTAGTTACACGCTGA
- a CDS encoding mechanosensitive ion channel family protein codes for MVSLTEIIQQLLHTSQIDSEILASLVIFAVVALVGWAVYGIFSKHLIRLTEKTETKLDDVILSSIKTVIVISIMILGIEYALSPLSVLEPYNDVLTGVFMVLQIFLGAYAATRVSSILIDWYTEKKDADGKNSHHLMFILKKVIQLVVYIFAFLIILYVFKVDLTGVVVGLGVGGIAIAFALQSTLSDFFSAFSIYFDRPFEIDDFIVVGEYSGFVKSIGVKSTRIKLLQGEELIISNKELTSTSVRNFRKLEKRRISFTIGVTYDTSLEKLKKIPTIITDIIKSIDTAQFDRVHFTEYGDYSLKFVTVYYVNSPVYTVYLDTQQKINYAIKEAFEREGIQIAFPTSTVYVKN; via the coding sequence ATGGTTTCCCTGACTGAAATAATCCAGCAGTTACTGCATACAAGTCAAATCGACAGCGAAATCTTAGCGTCGCTTGTGATTTTTGCAGTCGTAGCACTTGTAGGCTGGGCGGTTTATGGGATATTTAGTAAGCATCTCATTCGGTTGACAGAGAAAACCGAAACTAAACTCGACGATGTCATACTTTCCTCGATAAAAACAGTCATAGTCATAAGCATTATGATCTTGGGGATTGAATATGCGCTTTCCCCGCTCTCCGTCTTAGAACCATACAATGACGTCTTGACGGGAGTTTTCATGGTTCTACAAATTTTTCTAGGCGCCTACGCCGCCACTAGAGTGTCAAGTATACTCATAGATTGGTACACTGAAAAGAAAGATGCTGACGGAAAAAACAGTCACCACCTCATGTTTATACTCAAAAAAGTAATTCAGCTAGTCGTCTACATCTTCGCTTTTCTAATAATCCTCTACGTCTTCAAAGTTGACCTCACCGGTGTAGTGGTTGGTTTAGGTGTCGGAGGTATCGCCATTGCTTTTGCCTTGCAGAGCACATTAAGCGACTTCTTTAGCGCCTTCTCCATATACTTTGATCGTCCATTCGAAATTGATGACTTCATAGTTGTAGGCGAGTACAGTGGTTTCGTCAAGAGTATCGGGGTAAAATCAACCCGCATCAAGCTTTTGCAGGGCGAAGAACTCATCATCTCGAACAAAGAACTTACTTCCACTAGCGTGCGTAATTTTAGAAAACTCGAAAAGAGACGCATCTCCTTCACTATAGGCGTCACCTATGACACCTCACTGGAGAAACTCAAAAAGATCCCAACCATAATAACCGACATCATAAAAAGCATAGACACCGCACAATTCGATCGCGTCCACTTCACCGAATACGGCGATTACAGCTTAAAATTCGTAACCGTTTACTACGTGAATTCGCCAGTTTATACAGTTTACTTAGATACTCAGCAGAAGATCAATTATGCCATAAAAGAAGCCTTTGAACGTGAAGGCATACAGATAGCGTTCCCAACCAGCACAGTCTACGTTAAAAATTAA
- a CDS encoding Ig-like domain-containing protein: MGNDIGGEWIINTNVSTDVVRVEFYLDDVLQLNDTVSPFSWNFNTNNYTVGLHTFKVVAFDSAGDSATAVAERNFGEYSVSSVIITTIIVAVVGFSILLVASWVWIKKKAKQKRKQ, encoded by the coding sequence ATGGGAAACGACATAGGTGGAGAATGGATCATAAACACTAACGTCTCCACAGATGTTGTCAGGGTAGAGTTTTACTTAGATGACGTATTACAGCTCAACGACACTGTATCTCCGTTTAGCTGGAACTTTAACACAAACAACTACACCGTAGGTCTACACACGTTTAAGGTTGTTGCGTTCGATTCAGCGGGGGATTCGGCGACTGCTGTTGCGGAGCGAAACTTTGGCGAATACTCCGTTAGTTCAGTTATCATCACAACTATCATAGTAGCAGTGGTGGGTTTCTCGATTTTGCTTGTTGCAAGCTGGGTTTGGATTAAGAAAAAAGCCAAACAGAAAAGAAAACAGTAG